In a genomic window of Salegentibacter salegens:
- a CDS encoding alanine/glycine:cation symporter family protein has protein sequence MRNLWLFTGIFLILTAITGAQENIQHNSNLQVEVNLSNPSREINDGIAEVIVSGGEKPYQYKWTNQSTALDASKSTGLIEGMEHTIKVTDVNNNSVSKSFTIPAESITEIFNSNVQPAVDFLGGILFWDPFASLGLFDPVVYTSSKQIPIPNWDATSDNSYTIKEWLIAKDAEVSEGDKIAIIQSNTGENIEVFSPVKGKLNYLIKEGHVIFDPNSTSDVVEQDAHIFAEVIYAEPQPLLHPNGDVKMNAIPFIVMWLIIGSIFFTFRLGFINISGFKHSIDLARGKYDDPNAPGTITHFQAMATAVSATVGLGNIAGVAVAISLGGAGATFWMFLAGFFAMSLKFVECTLGVKYRFINSEGRIFGGPMNYLRYGLEKRKMKGLGKFLAGLFAVLGVGASFGGGNMLQSNQAFKIVSEQLPFLQGHGFWFGVGFAILVGVVIIGGINSIAKVTGRVVPFMAMVYILGCAIVIGTHIENIGGAFSAIFNGALSADALKGGFIGVLIIGLQRAAFSSEAGVGSAAIAHSASKTNNPIADGFTSLVEPFIDTMVVCTMTALVLIFTGMHEVDGLGGVELTSDAFGSVISWFPAVLAFAVFLFAFSTMVSWSYYGMRSWTYLFGKSVKSETVYKIMFLLFVVLGASTSLGAVLSFSDMMILAMSFPNIIGLYIMSSEVRQDMKIYLDKLKAGEIYISEKFRKAA, from the coding sequence ATGAGGAATTTATGGCTTTTTACAGGTATATTTTTAATACTAACAGCCATTACCGGTGCACAAGAAAATATACAGCATAATTCTAATCTACAGGTAGAGGTAAATCTTTCAAATCCGTCGCGTGAAATTAACGATGGGATAGCCGAAGTTATTGTTTCCGGGGGAGAAAAACCATATCAGTATAAATGGACCAATCAATCTACTGCCTTAGACGCCAGTAAATCTACTGGTTTAATTGAAGGAATGGAGCATACCATTAAGGTGACCGATGTGAATAACAATTCTGTTTCTAAATCTTTTACAATTCCTGCAGAGTCTATTACTGAAATTTTTAATAGTAATGTGCAACCCGCCGTAGATTTTCTTGGCGGGATTTTATTTTGGGATCCATTTGCTTCTTTAGGGCTATTTGATCCTGTAGTGTATACATCCAGCAAACAAATTCCCATTCCCAATTGGGATGCTACCAGCGACAATTCTTATACTATAAAAGAATGGTTAATAGCGAAAGATGCCGAGGTAAGTGAAGGCGATAAAATTGCCATAATCCAAAGCAATACAGGTGAAAATATTGAAGTTTTTTCGCCGGTAAAAGGAAAACTAAATTACCTCATTAAAGAAGGACACGTAATTTTTGACCCTAATAGCACCAGTGATGTTGTAGAACAAGATGCACACATTTTCGCCGAAGTAATTTATGCCGAACCACAACCATTATTGCATCCAAATGGAGATGTGAAGATGAATGCGATTCCCTTTATTGTAATGTGGCTAATAATTGGAAGTATCTTTTTTACATTCCGCCTTGGTTTTATAAATATTAGCGGGTTCAAACATTCAATAGACCTGGCCCGGGGAAAGTATGATGACCCAAATGCGCCGGGTACTATTACTCACTTTCAGGCTATGGCAACTGCAGTTTCAGCAACTGTTGGTTTAGGAAATATCGCCGGGGTGGCAGTGGCCATTTCTTTAGGTGGAGCGGGCGCCACCTTTTGGATGTTTTTAGCAGGATTTTTTGCAATGTCCTTAAAATTCGTAGAGTGTACTTTAGGAGTAAAATACCGATTTATAAATAGTGAAGGCAGAATTTTTGGGGGACCAATGAACTATTTGCGATATGGTCTCGAAAAAAGAAAAATGAAAGGTCTAGGGAAATTCCTTGCCGGCCTGTTTGCCGTTCTTGGAGTTGGAGCTTCATTTGGGGGCGGAAATATGCTGCAATCTAACCAGGCGTTTAAAATTGTTTCTGAACAATTGCCTTTTTTACAGGGTCACGGTTTTTGGTTTGGTGTAGGCTTCGCTATATTAGTTGGGGTGGTAATAATTGGTGGTATTAATAGTATTGCTAAAGTTACCGGGAGAGTAGTTCCTTTTATGGCTATGGTATATATCCTTGGATGTGCTATTGTAATTGGTACCCACATAGAAAATATAGGAGGTGCTTTTTCCGCAATTTTTAACGGCGCGCTTTCTGCTGATGCACTTAAAGGTGGATTTATCGGAGTGTTAATTATTGGTTTACAGCGGGCTGCTTTTTCCAGTGAAGCTGGGGTTGGTTCAGCGGCAATTGCACACAGTGCTTCAAAAACCAATAATCCTATCGCTGATGGTTTCACCTCTTTAGTAGAACCGTTTATAGATACTATGGTAGTTTGTACTATGACGGCTCTTGTGCTTATTTTTACCGGTATGCACGAAGTGGACGGACTTGGAGGTGTTGAATTAACATCAGATGCGTTTGGTAGTGTAATATCCTGGTTTCCTGCTGTTCTCGCTTTTGCCGTTTTTCTATTTGCATTTTCAACTATGGTATCCTGGTCTTACTACGGAATGAGATCTTGGACTTATCTTTTTGGGAAAAGTGTAAAATCTGAAACGGTCTATAAAATTATGTTCTTGCTATTTGTTGTTCTTGGTGCTTCTACAAGTCTGGGAGCCGTACTTAGTTTCTCTGATATGATGATTTTAGCCATGTCTTTTCCTAATATCATAGGATTATATATAATGTCTTCTGAAGTGCGGCAGGATATGAAGATTTACCTGGATAAGCTTAAAGCGGGAGAAATTTATATAAGTGAAAAATTTAGGAAAGCAGCTTAG
- a CDS encoding DUF2851 family protein, which produces MREDFLHYLWKYKKFDFTNAETTRGEKVLLIDSGTHNFNSGPDFFNARLKIGDQLWAGNVELHIKASDWYFHQHEKDRNYDNVILHVVWEDDIEVQRHNKTSIPALSLKKLVDKDLINGYRQLFASPDNWINCEKNFREIDNFTLRHWQERLYLERLEEKSILILDLLEKSGNNWEAVLFQMLAKNFGLNLNGDALLSMAQSLDFSVVQKVSQNKLQLEALFFGQAGLLKLQLKIPYYKTLQQEYTYLKHKYKLSNSGVIPPKYFRLRPDNFPNIRLSQLASLYFTQKNLFSELIASKSLESIYKILDVETSEFWREYYSFPKKHKEREKKLSIAFKDLVLINTIIPLRFCYSRSRGYDEIEDLLDLIEKIPAENNKIVQNFTKLSKESAENALHSQAMVQLKKNYCETNKCLDCAIGVKLLQQKT; this is translated from the coding sequence ATGCGCGAAGACTTTTTACATTATCTCTGGAAATACAAGAAATTCGATTTCACCAATGCTGAAACAACGCGGGGAGAAAAAGTGCTTCTTATAGATAGCGGAACTCATAATTTTAATTCGGGCCCCGATTTCTTTAATGCACGCTTAAAAATTGGAGACCAGCTTTGGGCCGGAAATGTGGAGTTGCATATCAAAGCTTCAGATTGGTATTTTCATCAACATGAAAAAGACAGGAATTACGATAATGTTATTCTACACGTAGTTTGGGAAGACGATATTGAGGTGCAACGGCATAATAAAACCTCCATACCTGCCTTAAGCTTAAAAAAGCTAGTAGATAAAGATTTAATTAATGGCTACCGTCAACTTTTTGCATCTCCTGATAACTGGATTAATTGCGAGAAGAATTTTAGAGAAATAGACAATTTTACCTTGCGTCACTGGCAGGAGCGACTGTATTTAGAGCGTTTAGAAGAAAAATCTATACTTATTCTAGATTTATTAGAAAAGTCTGGTAATAATTGGGAAGCGGTCTTATTCCAGATGCTAGCTAAAAACTTTGGATTAAATCTTAACGGCGATGCGCTTTTAAGTATGGCACAAAGCCTGGATTTTTCAGTAGTTCAAAAAGTCTCTCAGAATAAATTACAGTTGGAGGCTTTATTTTTTGGACAGGCTGGTTTGTTGAAGTTGCAATTAAAAATACCATATTATAAAACCTTGCAACAGGAATATACATATCTAAAACATAAATACAAATTATCAAATTCTGGGGTGATTCCTCCTAAATATTTCAGGTTAAGGCCCGATAATTTCCCGAATATCAGGCTGTCTCAGTTAGCTTCTCTTTATTTTACTCAAAAGAATTTGTTTTCAGAATTAATCGCTTCAAAATCTTTAGAATCTATCTATAAAATTTTAGATGTAGAAACCTCTGAATTTTGGCGGGAGTATTATTCATTTCCGAAGAAACATAAAGAAAGAGAGAAAAAACTAAGTATAGCTTTTAAAGATTTAGTGCTTATCAATACTATTATTCCGCTACGATTTTGTTATTCCCGATCTCGAGGTTATGATGAAATAGAAGATTTGCTCGATTTAATAGAAAAGATACCTGCAGAAAATAATAAAATTGTTCAAAATTTCACTAAACTGAGCAAAGAGAGTGCAGAAAATGCTTTGCATTCCCAGGCTATGGTGCAATTAAAAAAGAATTATTGTGAAACCAATAAATGCCTTGATTGTGCTATTGGTGTAAAATTACTGCAACAAAAGACTTAA
- a CDS encoding PLP-dependent cysteine synthase family protein, producing the protein MDYVENILGTIGNTPMVKMNKITSEIDALVLAKYETFNPGNSVKDRMAVKMVEEAEASGLLKPGGTIIEGTSGNTGMGLALVAIVKGYKMVCVLSDKQSKEKIDILKAVGCKVVVCPTDVAPEDPQSYYSTSKRMAEETPNSWYVNQYDNLANTKAHYESTGPEIWEQTDGKITHFVVGVGTGGTISGVGKYLKEKNPNIKVWGIDTYGSVFKKYHETGEFDKKEIYPYITEGIGEDILPKNVDFSVIDGFTKVTDKDAAIYTRKLAEEEGFFLGNSAGAAAKGLLQLKEHFTKDDVVVVLFHDHGSRYVGKIFNDEWMKKQGFID; encoded by the coding sequence ATGGATTACGTAGAAAATATACTGGGCACTATTGGGAATACGCCAATGGTGAAAATGAATAAAATTACGAGTGAAATTGACGCGTTAGTGCTCGCTAAATATGAAACTTTTAACCCGGGAAATTCGGTGAAAGATCGTATGGCGGTTAAAATGGTAGAAGAAGCTGAAGCCAGCGGACTCTTAAAACCCGGCGGAACTATTATTGAAGGAACTTCTGGAAATACAGGGATGGGCCTTGCACTTGTTGCCATTGTAAAAGGTTATAAAATGGTTTGCGTGCTTTCTGATAAGCAGAGCAAGGAGAAAATAGATATTTTAAAGGCGGTAGGTTGCAAAGTGGTAGTTTGCCCAACCGATGTGGCCCCAGAAGACCCCCAATCTTATTATTCGACTTCTAAAAGAATGGCCGAGGAAACACCAAATTCCTGGTATGTGAATCAATATGATAATCTGGCAAATACCAAAGCGCATTACGAAAGTACCGGGCCAGAAATTTGGGAGCAAACCGATGGGAAAATAACCCATTTTGTAGTTGGCGTTGGAACCGGCGGCACCATTTCTGGGGTTGGTAAATATTTAAAAGAAAAAAATCCTAATATTAAAGTTTGGGGAATTGATACCTACGGATCGGTTTTTAAAAAATACCATGAAACCGGGGAATTTGATAAAAAAGAGATCTATCCTTACATCACCGAAGGAATTGGAGAAGACATCCTTCCAAAAAATGTAGATTTTAGCGTAATTGACGGATTTACGAAAGTAACCGATAAAGATGCGGCGATTTATACCCGAAAACTGGCTGAAGAAGAAGGCTTTTTCTTAGGGAATTCGGCAGGAGCAGCTGCAAAAGGTTTGCTTCAGCTAAAAGAACACTTTACCAAAGACGATGTGGTAGTAGTTTTATTTCACGATCACGGTAGTCGCTATGTTGGTAAGATATTTAACGATGAATGGATGAAAAAACAAGGTTTTATCGATTAG
- a CDS encoding PspC family transcriptional regulator: MTKMVHNIRYFFERRGFYVSSRVADKMGMRAKSVRLFFIYASFVTLGSWFVVYLVLAFWLKLKDLVYTKRTSVFDL; encoded by the coding sequence ATGACAAAAATGGTTCACAATATTCGTTATTTTTTTGAGAGACGTGGTTTTTATGTATCCTCACGAGTAGCCGATAAAATGGGAATGCGCGCCAAGAGTGTACGCTTGTTTTTTATCTATGCGTCGTTTGTAACCCTGGGTTCCTGGTTTGTGGTTTATTTAGTATTGGCTTTTTGGCTAAAACTTAAGGATTTGGTGTACACTAAAAGAACTTCAGTTTTTGATTTATAA
- a CDS encoding ComEA family DNA-binding protein — protein sequence MFTKSQQNGIFLLVLIIIILQAIYFFADFSSETNSEALSQEEIEAFQAQIDSIKQARAEADSVKIFPFNPNYITDFKGYTLGMSVAEIDKLQQFREENKWINSAEDFQRVTGVSDSLLEAISPYFKFPDWVIEAEKKKTIAQPKTRFEVSDLNKAEAEDLQKISGIGEVLANRIVNYRTKIGGFRGEIQLKDIYGLNYETREKLQQQFKVFKDEELGLININKAKVLDLVAVPYIKYELAREIIDYRQLHEEINSFEELSKIESFPSDKIDRIQLYLSLN from the coding sequence GTGTTCACAAAGAGCCAACAAAATGGGATTTTTCTTTTGGTGCTAATTATAATTATTCTCCAGGCGATTTATTTTTTTGCTGATTTTTCTTCGGAAACTAATTCTGAAGCTTTATCCCAGGAAGAAATAGAAGCTTTTCAAGCGCAAATAGATTCCATAAAACAGGCCAGGGCAGAAGCAGATTCGGTTAAGATTTTTCCTTTTAACCCAAATTATATAACCGATTTTAAAGGCTATACTTTAGGAATGAGTGTCGCAGAAATAGATAAACTCCAACAATTTAGAGAAGAAAATAAATGGATTAATTCTGCAGAAGATTTTCAAAGGGTCACAGGAGTTTCAGATTCTCTTTTAGAAGCAATCTCTCCGTATTTTAAATTCCCCGATTGGGTGATTGAAGCTGAAAAGAAGAAAACTATTGCTCAACCTAAAACCAGATTCGAGGTTTCAGATTTAAATAAAGCAGAAGCAGAAGATTTACAAAAGATAAGTGGCATAGGCGAGGTGCTGGCCAATAGAATTGTAAATTACCGGACTAAAATTGGAGGTTTTAGAGGCGAGATTCAGTTAAAAGATATTTATGGTTTAAATTATGAAACCCGAGAGAAGTTGCAGCAGCAGTTTAAGGTTTTTAAAGATGAAGAATTGGGCTTAATAAATATTAATAAAGCGAAAGTTTTAGACCTGGTAGCGGTTCCTTATATTAAATATGAGCTTGCCCGCGAAATTATAGATTACCGCCAACTGCACGAAGAAATCAATTCTTTTGAAGAATTATCAAAAATAGAAAGTTTTCCTTCAGATAAAATCGATAGAATTCAATTATATTTGAGCTTAAATTGA
- a CDS encoding tyrosine-type recombinase/integrase — protein MPFSQFLDYLQLEKKYSPNTLTAYKTDLKYFSEFLLFEFEEKELSQVHYSQIRNWIVALVDQGVSNRSINRKISSLKAYYRFLQKTGDIEFSPLAKHKALKTASKIQVPFSEAEITMVLEQIDTSDFEGLRDRLIVELFYTTGMRRIELIEIKLQDVDLGGKYVKVLGKRQKERIIPLLPGVISNMEIYISKRADILKGQETPCLFVTQKGVKLYESLVYRIINNYFSKVSGKIKRSPHILRHSFATHLLNQGANLNAVKELLGHSSLAATQVYTHNSISELSKVHQMAHPRNKKTN, from the coding sequence ATGCCCTTTTCCCAGTTTTTAGATTACCTGCAGTTGGAGAAAAAATATTCTCCCAATACGCTAACTGCTTATAAAACCGATTTAAAATATTTTTCAGAATTTCTTTTATTTGAGTTTGAAGAAAAGGAGCTCAGTCAGGTGCATTACTCCCAAATAAGAAACTGGATTGTTGCTTTGGTAGATCAGGGGGTATCTAATAGAAGCATAAATAGAAAGATTTCTTCTTTAAAGGCTTATTATCGTTTTCTGCAAAAAACCGGCGATATAGAATTTTCTCCTCTTGCAAAACATAAAGCTTTAAAAACTGCTTCTAAAATTCAGGTTCCATTTTCTGAAGCTGAAATAACCATGGTATTAGAACAAATAGATACTTCAGATTTTGAAGGTTTACGCGACCGGTTAATTGTAGAGCTTTTTTATACCACGGGAATGAGGCGAATAGAGCTTATTGAAATTAAACTTCAGGATGTAGATTTGGGCGGGAAGTACGTGAAGGTACTTGGAAAAAGACAAAAGGAGAGAATTATACCGCTATTGCCTGGAGTGATTTCTAATATGGAAATCTATATAAGCAAACGAGCAGATATTTTGAAAGGACAGGAGACACCTTGTCTATTTGTTACTCAAAAAGGGGTTAAATTATACGAAAGCCTTGTTTATAGAATTATTAATAATTATTTTAGTAAGGTGTCTGGCAAAATAAAAAGGAGTCCGCATATTTTGCGGCATTCATTTGCAACACATTTATTGAACCAGGGCGCCAACCTAAATGCTGTAAAAGAATTGCTTGGGCATTCCAGTCTTGCTGCAACGCAGGTATATACCCATAATAGTATTTCAGAGCTCAGTAAGGTTCATCAAATGGCGCACCCCAGGAACAAAAAGACCAATTAA
- a CDS encoding acyl-CoA dehydrogenase family protein, which translates to MNTLYFTEEHELFRKSFQDFLQKEVVPHIDKWEKSGTIDRFIWKKFGEMGYFGLNQPEEYGGMDLDIFYTVIFLEELQKINSGGFAAAMWAHAYLAMTHVNKEGDDTIKKKYLTPSIEGYKIGCLCITEPFGGSDVAGMRSTAIKKGDKYILNGSKTFITNGVYSDYLVVAAKTDPDKGNKGMSIFIVDRETPGISASKLDKLGWRASDTAEIAFDDVEIPAENLMGEEGKGFSYIMQHFALERLIMGINAHARAEFALDYAINYMSEREAFGRTIDKFQALRHSVADMASEVEMNKEFNYSIAKRLDDGQYVVKEASMSKLLSTKMADKVIYDCLQMLGGYGYMEDYPLARMFRDSRLGPIGGGTSEILREIIAKMIIDKKEYKPAAR; encoded by the coding sequence ATGAATACATTGTATTTTACAGAGGAACATGAACTTTTTAGAAAAAGTTTTCAGGACTTTTTGCAGAAAGAAGTGGTGCCGCATATTGATAAATGGGAAAAAAGCGGAACTATAGACCGCTTTATCTGGAAGAAATTTGGTGAGATGGGCTATTTTGGCCTTAATCAACCGGAAGAATACGGCGGGATGGATCTGGATATTTTCTACACCGTAATCTTTCTGGAGGAGCTTCAAAAGATAAACAGCGGTGGTTTTGCAGCTGCTATGTGGGCACACGCTTATTTAGCCATGACGCACGTAAACAAAGAAGGTGACGATACGATCAAGAAAAAATATTTAACGCCAAGTATTGAAGGTTATAAAATAGGTTGCCTCTGCATTACCGAGCCTTTTGGAGGCTCTGATGTTGCCGGTATGCGCAGTACCGCGATTAAGAAGGGAGATAAATATATTTTAAACGGATCTAAAACCTTTATTACAAATGGGGTTTATTCAGATTATTTAGTGGTGGCCGCTAAAACCGATCCTGATAAAGGAAATAAAGGAATGAGTATTTTTATTGTAGATAGGGAAACTCCTGGGATTTCGGCTTCAAAATTAGATAAATTAGGTTGGAGAGCTTCAGATACTGCAGAGATTGCCTTTGACGATGTAGAGATTCCTGCTGAAAACCTTATGGGTGAAGAAGGAAAAGGTTTTTCTTATATCATGCAGCATTTCGCTTTAGAGCGTTTAATTATGGGAATTAACGCCCACGCGCGTGCTGAATTTGCTTTAGATTATGCAATTAACTATATGTCAGAAAGAGAAGCTTTTGGCAGAACCATAGATAAATTTCAGGCTTTAAGACATTCAGTAGCCGATATGGCCAGCGAAGTAGAAATGAATAAGGAATTCAATTATTCTATCGCTAAGCGCCTGGACGACGGACAGTATGTGGTGAAAGAAGCCAGCATGTCTAAATTACTTTCCACAAAAATGGCCGATAAAGTTATTTACGACTGTTTGCAGATGCTGGGAGGTTACGGTTATATGGAAGATTATCCTTTGGCGAGAATGTTTCGAGACAGCCGTTTAGGACCAATTGGAGGTGGAACTTCTGAAATCTTGAGAGAGATTATCGCTAAAATGATTATTGATAAAAAAGAGTATAAACCTGCAGCAAGGTAG
- a CDS encoding SGNH/GDSL hydrolase family protein — MKNFYFIFLAFLVIGCNTSNSVTQNSETNDPSAMDFSYLALGDSYTIGESVPENKRWPVQLVAQLNERGYKVAPPKIIAKTGWTSGNLLAAMRSELNYTREFDLVSILIGVNNQYQGQSIEDYEEELREIFKLALNHSKRREKGVFALSIPDYGVTPFGQENAETIGEEIDEFNAVFRQVALEFEVDFYNITPISREAERDAALIAEDGLHPSGLMYRYWVEEIIDEIPQMLPQ, encoded by the coding sequence ATGAAAAATTTCTACTTCATATTTTTAGCATTTTTAGTAATTGGTTGCAACACTTCCAATTCTGTGACCCAAAATAGTGAAACCAACGACCCATCTGCAATGGATTTTAGTTACCTCGCATTGGGTGATTCTTATACGATTGGTGAAAGTGTTCCTGAAAATAAACGCTGGCCGGTACAATTAGTGGCTCAACTTAACGAGAGAGGTTATAAAGTTGCCCCGCCTAAAATTATTGCTAAAACCGGTTGGACCTCGGGAAACCTACTAGCGGCAATGCGTTCTGAATTGAATTATACCCGCGAATTTGATTTAGTTTCTATTTTAATTGGTGTTAATAATCAATACCAGGGACAAAGTATTGAAGATTATGAAGAAGAACTGCGTGAAATTTTTAAGCTGGCACTAAATCATTCTAAACGCAGGGAAAAAGGAGTTTTTGCTTTAAGTATTCCAGATTATGGAGTTACGCCATTTGGACAGGAAAATGCGGAAACTATTGGGGAAGAAATAGATGAATTTAATGCAGTTTTTAGACAGGTTGCTTTAGAATTTGAAGTCGATTTTTATAATATTACCCCAATTTCACGTGAAGCTGAAAGAGATGCTGCCCTTATTGCCGAAGATGGTTTGCACCCCAGCGGACTGATGTACCGGTATTGGGTAGAGGAAATTATAGATGAAATCCCCCAAATGTTACCCCAATAG
- a CDS encoding amino acid carrier protein, which produces MRKYLLSMFFLFSILAINAQELDVQAKVGNPSNIINNGFIDLEVTGGEPPYKYEWSDPETSLESSRAEGLTEGVPYEVTVTDSEGNSVTKSFQIKAEAITEHFNGTFVPVVEAMTAILFWDPFTAMGVYDPKVYAELRNVPTPGWSADAEDKFTLKEWTVEEGTHVEEGDLIAIVGSQNSGDLEVMANATGTVDYLVEEGGTIWDYQNSSDLIETNAHMLAQIQYDEPQMLTNPNGTPQKHNIPFIVVWLIFGAAFFTIRMGFINFKGFRHSIDLARGKYDEPNAPGSITHFQALATAVSATVGLGNIAGVAVAISLGGAGATFWMIIAGLLGMASKFVECTLGVKYRFINSEGRIFGGPMNYLRYGLEKRNMRGLGKFLAAFFAILGIGASFGGGNMFQANQSFEILSGQFSFLIGNGFWFGIGVAVLVGIVIIGGIQSIAKVTGKVVPFMAIVYVLGALTVIGINIENIGPAFGAIYDGAFNATAMKGGIIGVLIVGFQRAAFSNEAGVGSAAIAHSAAKTNHPPSEGFVALLEPFIDTVVVCTLTALVLIFTGMHEVEGVGGVQLTSDAFASVVSWFPYVLAMAVFLFAFSTMISWSYYGMRSWTYLFGKSKKTELAYKILFLVFVVVGASISLGAVLDFSDMMILAMSFPNIIGLYIMSGEVRKDLNEYSRKLKAGELFKKQREAKAS; this is translated from the coding sequence ATGAGAAAGTATCTGCTTTCAATGTTCTTTTTGTTTTCAATTTTAGCAATTAATGCACAAGAACTGGATGTACAGGCCAAAGTTGGCAATCCTTCCAACATTATCAATAACGGTTTTATTGATCTAGAAGTAACAGGTGGGGAACCTCCTTACAAGTACGAATGGTCAGACCCTGAAACCTCATTAGAATCATCCAGGGCCGAAGGTCTTACCGAGGGCGTTCCTTATGAAGTTACTGTAACCGACAGTGAAGGTAATTCTGTAACAAAAAGTTTTCAAATTAAGGCCGAAGCCATTACCGAACATTTTAACGGGACTTTTGTTCCTGTGGTAGAAGCGATGACTGCTATTCTGTTTTGGGATCCATTTACCGCAATGGGTGTTTACGATCCTAAGGTATATGCCGAATTAAGGAATGTTCCCACTCCAGGCTGGAGCGCTGATGCAGAAGATAAATTCACTTTAAAAGAATGGACAGTAGAAGAAGGAACTCACGTAGAAGAAGGTGACCTTATTGCTATTGTAGGTTCTCAAAATAGTGGTGATCTAGAAGTTATGGCTAATGCTACCGGGACAGTAGATTACCTAGTAGAAGAAGGCGGAACAATATGGGATTACCAAAACAGTTCAGACCTTATTGAAACAAACGCCCATATGCTGGCTCAAATTCAATATGATGAGCCGCAGATGTTAACTAATCCTAACGGAACTCCCCAAAAACATAATATTCCTTTTATTGTAGTTTGGTTAATTTTTGGAGCAGCATTCTTTACTATAAGAATGGGCTTCATCAACTTTAAAGGATTTAGACATTCTATAGACCTTGCCAGAGGGAAATATGACGAGCCTAATGCGCCAGGTAGTATTACCCACTTTCAGGCGTTGGCTACCGCAGTTTCTGCCACGGTAGGTCTTGGTAATATTGCCGGGGTTGCCGTTGCAATTTCCCTTGGTGGAGCAGGAGCAACTTTCTGGATGATTATTGCCGGTTTATTGGGTATGGCATCAAAATTTGTGGAATGTACCCTTGGGGTGAAATATCGTTTTATAAACTCTGAAGGTAGAATCTTTGGAGGTCCAATGAACTATTTACGCTACGGACTTGAAAAAAGGAATATGCGTGGTTTAGGGAAATTCCTTGCTGCCTTTTTCGCTATCTTAGGTATCGGTGCATCTTTTGGTGGAGGAAATATGTTCCAGGCCAATCAATCTTTTGAAATCCTTTCCGGACAGTTTTCTTTCTTAATCGGTAATGGTTTCTGGTTTGGTATTGGGGTAGCAGTACTTGTAGGAATTGTAATTATTGGCGGTATTCAAAGTATTGCTAAAGTAACCGGTAAAGTTGTACCATTTATGGCAATTGTTTATGTACTTGGTGCATTAACGGTAATAGGAATAAATATAGAAAATATTGGTCCTGCTTTTGGAGCTATATACGATGGTGCTTTTAACGCCACCGCTATGAAAGGTGGAATTATAGGAGTGCTTATTGTTGGATTCCAACGTGCTGCATTCTCTAACGAAGCTGGTGTGGGCTCTGCAGCAATCGCCCACTCGGCAGCGAAAACAAATCATCCGCCATCTGAAGGTTTTGTAGCTTTATTAGAACCTTTTATAGATACCGTAGTGGTTTGTACTTTAACCGCATTAGTATTGATTTTTACCGGAATGCACGAAGTTGAAGGAGTAGGTGGGGTACAATTAACCTCAGATGCTTTTGCAAGTGTAGTTTCCTGGTTCCCTTATGTGTTGGCAATGGCAGTTTTCTTATTTGCATTTTCTACAATGATTTCCTGGTCTTATTACGGGATGCGTTCATGGACTTACCTATTTGGAAAAAGTAAAAAAACAGAATTAGCGTATAAAATATTATTCCTTGTATTTGTTGTAGTTGGAGCTTCCATTAGTTTAGGAGCGGTGTTAGACTTCTCTGATATGATGATCCTGGCGATGTCCTTCCCTAATATTATAGGACTCTATATTATGTCTGGTGAAGTGAGAAAAGATCTTAACGAATATTCCCGAAAGCTAAAAGCAGGGGAATTATTTAAGAAACAACGAGAGGCAAAAGCCAGCTAA
- the rpsU gene encoding 30S ribosomal protein S21 gives MLIIPVKDGENIDRALKRFKRKFDKTGTMRQLRSRQHFTKPSVAKRAQVQKAEYIQHLRDQEDI, from the coding sequence ATGTTAATAATACCAGTAAAAGACGGAGAAAATATAGATAGAGCGCTAAAGCGTTTTAAGCGAAAATTCGATAAAACCGGAACAATGCGCCAGCTGAGAAGCCGCCAGCATTTCACGAAACCTTCTGTTGCGAAGAGAGCTCAGGTTCAAAAAGCCGAGTACATTCAGCATTTGAGAGATCAGGAAGATATCTAG